Proteins co-encoded in one Halobacteriovoraceae bacterium genomic window:
- a CDS encoding SurA N-terminal domain-containing protein, whose translation MSNTFQKKTSAIIVQIFIGLIIVGFMFTGYQTGFGPTVNNVASVGKYQISGREFNSEINRRIQFYTQMSGGKSLSSVQIKKFGIRESALESLISKKLFLVLSDDMGISPGSEQIKEEIKNLPYFKTNDQFDINLYKNLLNANQFSTQEFENTMKEDLSVKLVKEMLDNVPISKGYETTISKLKNTVIPIDAVSINLNSLETYIEVTPKEIEEFLKDETNINRAKSIFNERKSQKYDQAEEVLASHILLKKDKESDSEFEKKVQDLLKKLNTKNFAELANKNTQDPSGKKNGGDLNWFPRGRMVPEFDKVAFSTPKGQISSPVKTQFGTHIIYVRNKKDKKDAKFEDYRAEISKELIQKKKTNEKNTLAEKIFSDVKTNIKNEKNLSTIIAKYKLTHVSNNEINAIDGLKGKINLEDQKLDQIFNSPNQVLEFKDINQYLVISTGSQKTVENKGDKTSESFALARKLQDKIMKTLKENTSIKTTRGLLD comes from the coding sequence ATGTCGAATACATTTCAGAAAAAAACTTCTGCCATTATCGTTCAAATATTTATTGGACTTATCATTGTTGGTTTTATGTTTACTGGTTATCAAACAGGATTTGGCCCTACAGTAAATAACGTGGCCAGTGTAGGTAAATATCAAATTTCAGGTCGCGAGTTCAACTCTGAAATTAATAGAAGAATCCAATTCTATACCCAAATGTCAGGAGGGAAATCCCTTTCTTCAGTCCAGATCAAAAAGTTTGGAATACGAGAAAGTGCGTTAGAGTCATTGATTTCAAAAAAACTTTTTCTTGTCCTGTCTGATGATATGGGGATATCTCCAGGTTCTGAACAGATAAAAGAAGAAATTAAAAACCTACCTTATTTTAAAACAAATGATCAGTTCGATATCAACTTGTACAAAAATCTTTTAAATGCAAATCAATTTTCAACACAGGAATTTGAAAATACGATGAAAGAAGATTTATCAGTTAAACTTGTAAAAGAAATGCTTGATAATGTCCCAATTTCAAAAGGATATGAAACAACAATTTCAAAACTTAAAAACACCGTTATACCAATTGATGCTGTCAGTATTAACCTTAATTCTCTGGAAACATATATTGAGGTGACTCCAAAAGAGATTGAAGAATTTTTGAAAGATGAAACAAATATAAATAGAGCAAAATCGATTTTCAATGAAAGAAAGTCCCAAAAATATGATCAAGCTGAAGAAGTTTTGGCCTCACATATTCTTTTGAAAAAAGATAAAGAAAGCGACAGTGAATTTGAGAAAAAAGTTCAGGACTTGCTCAAAAAATTAAATACCAAAAATTTTGCAGAACTTGCGAATAAAAATACACAGGATCCTTCAGGTAAAAAGAATGGTGGAGACTTAAATTGGTTTCCAAGAGGTAGAATGGTTCCTGAGTTTGACAAAGTCGCTTTTTCAACCCCAAAAGGTCAAATTTCTTCCCCTGTTAAAACTCAGTTCGGAACTCACATTATTTATGTGAGAAATAAGAAGGACAAAAAGGATGCAAAATTTGAAGATTATAGAGCAGAAATTTCAAAAGAGTTGATACAAAAAAAGAAGACCAATGAGAAAAATACCTTAGCTGAAAAAATATTTTCAGACGTTAAAACAAATATTAAAAATGAAAAAAATCTATCCACAATCATTGCAAAATATAAACTTACTCATGTGAGCAATAATGAAATTAATGCAATAGATGGACTTAAAGGGAAAATCAATTTAGAAGATCAAAAACTTGATCAAATCTTCAATTCTCCTAATCAAGTTTTAGAGTTTAAAGATATAAATCAATATCTAGTTATTTCAACTGGATCTCAAAAAACCGTTGAGAATAAAGGTGATAAAACATCTGAAAGTTTTGCATTAGCTAGAAAATTGCAAGATAAAATTATGAAAACTCTCAAAGAAAATACATCTATAAAAACAACTCGTGGACTTTTAGATTAG
- a CDS encoding ferredoxin, producing the protein MADKANKFKDNVEGKYYVDDQCIACDACVAEAERFFEMNDEDGHAFVKLQPSTEQETEECENALAACPVEAIGNDG; encoded by the coding sequence ATGGCCGACAAAGCAAATAAATTCAAAGATAACGTTGAAGGAAAATATTACGTTGATGACCAATGCATAGCATGTGATGCCTGCGTGGCCGAGGCCGAAAGATTTTTTGAGATGAATGATGAAGATGGGCATGCCTTTGTAAAACTTCAACCCTCAACAGAACAAGAAACTGAAGAATGTGAAAATGCACTTGCCGCCTGCCCTGTAGAGGCCATTGGAAATGATGGTTAG
- a CDS encoding flagellar hook protein FlgE has protein sequence MGILSSFNIGVSGLAAFGDNMTIIGDNIANAGTYGFKGSRGEFQDVLARSLKGIDGGDQFGAGTKLSHIKSIFTQGNIARTENITDLAINGNGFFQIDAPFGRGYSRDGSFHFDKEGFLINGDGYNVMGFAANDDGKITNKMEKIKLGNTTIPASATKEVKVSMNLDSRANTQEFNIEDPEKTSEFNTTITVFDNVGTARLVTVYFNKTENNTWEYHIAADGKDVQDGEQGKMYEQANGKLIFNDKGVLQEEQPGKNEFNFNKGAAPDQKIEINFGKSLAEGGDGLDASTQYGSQTAISRHTQNGFSAATLTSLSFDDSGVLTATFDNGEARDIAQIAIAKFENNEALFKMGKNLFKESKKSGQAAMGKPGQSGRGQIFAKSIELSNVDLATEFVNLMTAQRNFQANAKTITTADQMLQEVLQIKR, from the coding sequence ATGGGAATTTTAAGCTCTTTTAACATTGGGGTATCTGGTTTAGCTGCCTTTGGTGACAATATGACAATTATTGGTGACAATATTGCCAATGCTGGTACATATGGGTTCAAGGGTTCTCGAGGAGAGTTTCAAGATGTTCTGGCCAGATCATTAAAAGGAATAGATGGTGGAGATCAATTTGGTGCAGGTACGAAATTGTCTCATATTAAATCTATATTCACTCAAGGTAATATTGCTAGAACTGAGAATATTACAGACTTAGCTATTAACGGAAATGGTTTTTTTCAAATTGATGCGCCTTTTGGGAGAGGGTATTCAAGAGATGGTTCATTTCATTTTGACAAAGAAGGCTTTCTCATAAATGGGGATGGTTATAATGTGATGGGGTTTGCTGCGAATGATGATGGAAAAATCACAAATAAAATGGAAAAAATCAAACTTGGAAATACGACGATTCCAGCTTCAGCAACTAAGGAAGTTAAGGTTTCAATGAATTTAGATTCAAGGGCGAATACTCAGGAGTTCAATATTGAAGATCCTGAAAAAACTTCTGAATTTAATACGACAATAACTGTTTTCGACAATGTGGGAACAGCGAGGCTTGTAACTGTTTATTTTAACAAAACTGAAAACAATACTTGGGAATATCATATTGCAGCTGATGGGAAAGATGTTCAAGATGGTGAACAAGGTAAGATGTACGAACAGGCAAATGGTAAGTTAATATTTAACGACAAAGGTGTGTTACAAGAGGAGCAACCAGGAAAGAACGAATTTAATTTTAATAAAGGTGCTGCTCCTGATCAAAAAATTGAAATTAATTTTGGTAAGTCACTTGCTGAAGGTGGAGATGGTCTTGATGCTTCTACACAGTATGGTTCTCAAACGGCCATATCTAGACATACTCAAAATGGTTTTAGTGCGGCAACATTAACATCACTTTCTTTTGATGATTCAGGGGTTCTGACGGCGACTTTTGACAATGGTGAGGCCAGGGATATTGCACAGATTGCAATTGCCAAATTTGAAAATAATGAGGCGCTTTTTAAAATGGGTAAAAATCTTTTTAAAGAGTCTAAGAAGTCTGGTCAAGCTGCTATGGGAAAACCTGGTCAATCTGGTCGAGGACAAATATTTGCTAAGTCAATTGAACTTTCAAACGTTGACCTTGCAACGGAATTTGTTAATTTAATGACGGCGCAGAGAAACTTTCAAGCTAACGCAAAGACGATTACGACAGCAGATCAAATGCTTCAAGAAGTTTTACAGATTAAGAGATAA
- a CDS encoding flagellar protein produces MGNDKISNLLVPNLSHLNGKTKALQGKLDENVKLDEFKNLLSKEVKNKDKSGTEEIKLSVHAAKRMQERNIEIDSQEFLKLNEALEKLKNKGGKDSLVITNKAAYIIDVNNSTVVTALEKDNMAENVITKIDSTMIIN; encoded by the coding sequence ATGGGAAACGATAAAATTTCAAATCTATTGGTGCCGAATTTATCTCATTTAAATGGGAAAACTAAAGCACTTCAGGGAAAGCTTGATGAAAATGTAAAGTTAGATGAGTTTAAAAATCTTCTTTCAAAGGAAGTAAAAAATAAAGATAAGAGTGGAACTGAGGAGATAAAACTTTCAGTACATGCGGCAAAAAGAATGCAAGAAAGAAATATTGAAATAGATTCTCAAGAGTTTCTCAAACTTAATGAGGCACTTGAAAAATTAAAAAATAAAGGGGGAAAAGATTCTTTAGTCATTACAAACAAAGCGGCCTATATCATTGATGTAAATAATAGCACAGTGGTAACAGCATTAGAAAAAGACAATATGGCCGAAAATGTAATTACTAAAATAGATTCGACTATGATTATAAATTAA
- a CDS encoding flagellar hook-length control protein FliK encodes MSNQNMPNIQNTELFLKNNLLPAKGLKAQGNIEEKLALLGEEEQSIEKLLNLPEGKTFGELLKNEFTSEEVLSGITNAQPELHPQVTSVPLNIDNIKIGPKVEKKNNIAEFVQQVSFPKRKNDSNQLMKGQEQLFANNVGLNKSIEQKNGKGEVQPQLNSLEKMFLGENKISKNNSNIEFTKDQARTISSVDMKKRINPEFAQIKNSSNTPVKLKSDKFVKTLENKNISMPSVERYSQNFQSIDTNFIRPDFAQNEVKKTLQGKEELTLPKANHNVDFQNVGLFTNPQTQVKTSILNDKISMAKTLDLDNVSFTNGQDEIIEEISKYIKKSKLENTPELSLKVHDKDLGNIDVKVIGHKRDEGLHIEILSKRAETNDFFRKNEASLIRDLSANGIKVSDIKLMTVSRDFGENYLENKSLAGEFSFNGNDKSMGQRGQREDSQRRRDLWQQFQENRKYA; translated from the coding sequence ATGAGTAATCAAAACATGCCCAACATTCAAAATACAGAATTATTTTTAAAAAATAATTTACTTCCTGCAAAAGGATTGAAGGCACAAGGTAATATTGAAGAAAAATTAGCACTCTTAGGTGAAGAAGAGCAATCGATTGAAAAGCTCTTAAATTTGCCAGAAGGTAAAACATTTGGAGAATTACTTAAAAATGAGTTCACCTCAGAAGAGGTTTTGTCGGGTATAACTAATGCTCAACCTGAATTACACCCTCAAGTAACAAGCGTTCCTCTTAATATTGATAATATTAAAATTGGGCCAAAAGTTGAGAAGAAAAATAATATTGCTGAATTTGTTCAACAAGTTAGCTTTCCAAAGAGGAAGAACGATTCAAATCAACTGATGAAGGGGCAAGAGCAATTATTTGCAAATAATGTTGGACTAAATAAATCAATTGAGCAAAAAAATGGTAAAGGCGAAGTACAACCTCAGTTAAATAGTTTAGAGAAAATGTTTTTAGGTGAAAATAAAATTTCTAAAAATAATTCAAACATTGAATTTACAAAAGATCAAGCTCGAACAATATCTTCTGTGGATATGAAAAAAAGAATTAATCCAGAATTTGCACAAATTAAAAACAGTTCCAATACTCCAGTAAAACTAAAATCGGATAAGTTTGTCAAAACTTTAGAAAACAAAAATATCTCTATGCCTTCAGTGGAAAGGTATTCTCAAAATTTTCAGAGTATAGATACAAATTTTATTAGGCCAGATTTTGCACAAAATGAAGTAAAAAAGACTCTACAAGGTAAGGAAGAATTAACTCTACCTAAGGCAAATCATAATGTTGATTTTCAAAATGTGGGACTTTTCACAAATCCACAAACACAAGTAAAAACATCAATTCTAAATGATAAAATAAGCATGGCCAAAACTTTAGATCTAGATAATGTTTCATTTACAAATGGACAGGATGAAATCATTGAAGAGATTTCAAAATATATTAAGAAATCAAAACTAGAAAATACTCCAGAGTTAAGTTTAAAAGTACACGATAAAGATTTAGGAAATATTGATGTAAAAGTTATAGGTCATAAAAGAGATGAGGGACTTCATATTGAGATTCTTTCTAAAAGAGCAGAGACAAATGACTTTTTTAGGAAAAACGAAGCATCATTGATAAGGGACTTATCAGCAAATGGAATAAAAGTTTCAGATATTAAACTTATGACAGTCTCGAGAGATTTTGGAGAAAATTATCTTGAAAATAAATCCCTTGCTGGAGAATTTTCCTTCAATGGAAATGACAAAAGTATGGGGCAAAGAGGACAAAGAGAAGATTCTCAGCGTAGAAGAGATCTCTGGCAACAGTTCCAAGAAAATAGGAAGTATGCATAA
- the fliJ gene encoding flagellar export protein FliJ, protein MKNYKFKLDGLLKLRTFREREKKIELGKIVGEIVQTKELIEKIKSEIEDAYISQEKSTAQSTTGSELQFYSMFIKGKNKHLENERAHLDELNEKYENKLQELMFARGEVKVIENMKEKDFVKAKKKYDKKQQETLEELAQIVREQKRKIL, encoded by the coding sequence ATGAAAAATTATAAATTTAAATTAGATGGATTATTAAAACTTCGAACATTTCGAGAAAGAGAAAAAAAGATAGAACTTGGAAAAATTGTGGGTGAAATTGTACAAACAAAAGAATTGATAGAAAAAATAAAATCTGAAATAGAAGATGCTTATATTTCCCAGGAGAAATCAACTGCACAGAGTACAACAGGGAGTGAATTACAATTTTATTCAATGTTTATCAAAGGTAAAAATAAACATCTTGAAAATGAAAGGGCCCATTTAGATGAGCTTAACGAAAAATATGAAAATAAACTACAAGAATTGATGTTTGCTAGAGGGGAAGTTAAAGTAATTGAAAATATGAAAGAAAAAGATTTTGTTAAGGCCAAGAAGAAGTATGATAAAAAACAGCAAGAAACACTTGAAGAACTGGCCCAAATTGTTCGAGAACAAAAAAGGAAAATACTATGA
- a CDS encoding FliI/YscN family ATPase — MSNSTPELNFSPIRKIFESSVPFQKIGKVVSGRGLVYKVNLPRAVIGSNVEFITEFGDVSLGEVVGIDGRSCVAMPYDDVSGINSQTKVYLKDLTTSISVSDSYLGRVIDFLGNPIDGKGPIEKSSVARNIFGSSLNPLDRPPICEPIDTGIHAINCFATVGKGQRLSILAGSGVGKSVLLGMIAKNTEADVNVIALIGERGREVLEFIENDLGEEGLKKSVVVVATSDQSSLIRMKAAYVATTIAEYFRDQKKDVILMMDSVTRFAMASREISLSAGEPPGQKGYTPSVFAKLPKLLERAGTKRGSGTITGIYTVLVEGGDMDEPIADAVRAIADGHIILSRDLASRNHFPAIDILQSLSRVMTKVVTKEHRIVSSHLRDLLASYKENEDLINVGAYAKGSNVKVDKALVIYSELMNLMRQEQGMSEHLDLEQLYEEMVELARKAEKAINPKSLDDE, encoded by the coding sequence ATGAGTAATTCAACACCAGAATTAAATTTTTCACCTATTCGAAAAATATTCGAATCATCAGTTCCATTTCAAAAAATTGGAAAAGTCGTCTCAGGAAGAGGACTGGTTTATAAAGTCAATCTCCCCAGGGCCGTTATTGGTAGTAATGTAGAATTCATAACAGAATTTGGAGATGTATCCTTAGGTGAAGTGGTTGGTATTGACGGGAGATCTTGTGTTGCCATGCCATACGACGATGTTTCAGGAATAAATTCTCAGACTAAAGTTTATTTAAAAGATCTAACAACTTCAATCAGTGTAAGTGATTCCTATTTGGGCCGAGTAATAGACTTTTTAGGAAATCCTATTGATGGGAAAGGACCGATTGAAAAATCTTCTGTTGCAAGAAATATTTTTGGGAGTAGTCTTAACCCTCTTGATCGCCCACCAATATGTGAGCCAATAGATACTGGAATTCATGCAATAAATTGTTTTGCCACTGTTGGTAAAGGGCAACGTCTATCAATCCTTGCTGGATCTGGGGTTGGTAAGTCCGTCTTATTAGGGATGATTGCCAAGAATACAGAGGCAGATGTTAACGTGATAGCTCTCATTGGAGAGCGGGGAAGAGAGGTTCTTGAATTTATTGAAAATGATCTGGGTGAGGAAGGTTTAAAAAAATCTGTTGTAGTTGTTGCTACAAGTGATCAATCATCATTAATTAGGATGAAGGCCGCTTATGTGGCCACTACAATTGCCGAATACTTTAGGGATCAAAAAAAAGATGTTATCTTAATGATGGATTCTGTCACCCGTTTTGCAATGGCCAGTCGAGAAATAAGCTTAAGTGCCGGAGAACCGCCTGGTCAAAAAGGTTATACTCCAAGTGTATTTGCAAAACTTCCCAAATTGCTTGAGCGGGCTGGTACCAAAAGAGGAAGTGGGACTATCACGGGAATATACACCGTTCTTGTCGAAGGAGGGGATATGGATGAGCCTATAGCCGACGCTGTTAGGGCCATTGCTGATGGACATATCATCTTATCCCGTGATTTAGCATCTCGAAATCATTTTCCCGCTATTGATATATTACAATCACTTTCCCGGGTCATGACTAAGGTTGTGACAAAAGAGCATCGAATTGTATCATCTCATTTACGTGATCTTTTGGCGTCATATAAGGAAAATGAAGATCTGATAAATGTAGGTGCTTATGCAAAAGGTTCAAACGTTAAAGTGGATAAAGCTCTTGTTATCTATTCAGAACTTATGAATTTGATGAGACAAGAACAGGGAATGTCTGAACATTTAGATTTGGAACAACTGTATGAGGAGATGGTTGAGTTAGCTAGAAAGGCAGAAAAAGCAATTAATCCAAAAAGTTTGGATGATGAATGA
- the fliG gene encoding flagellar motor switch protein FliG: MASDSSLDPDIEYALLSGQEKAAILLSSLGVATTQLIFDHMRDNDVKRMINAMANIDKAPIWMIKRVLEEFYSHLNEDAALLFSDNRGRDFIINALGEDRAKQLLGQIVDVGTTITLESLELVDTRTLANFLINEHPQTIALIVAHLSSERKVDVLRRLPEGLQAEVVLRVANLDYVSPELIAQLDDVLKTELSTLGSIDTNQLGGVEPIADMLNQMDKNSEKNIMSRVEEKDPELAEEIRKLMFVFEDLIYVDDKGIQNLLKEVDQQKLVIAMKTAPEEIKIKMFSNMSNRAAELLKEDLEALGPTKLSDVEKAQAEIVQKCKDLESQGKAFISRGGGDGDALV, translated from the coding sequence GTGGCCTCAGATTCAAGTTTAGATCCAGACATTGAATATGCTCTACTTTCAGGACAAGAGAAGGCCGCGATCCTTTTAAGTTCCCTTGGAGTTGCAACGACTCAATTAATTTTTGATCATATGCGAGATAACGATGTAAAACGTATGATTAATGCTATGGCCAATATTGATAAGGCCCCGATTTGGATGATTAAAAGAGTTCTTGAAGAATTTTATTCACATCTGAACGAAGATGCTGCATTACTCTTTTCTGATAACCGAGGTCGAGACTTCATCATTAATGCATTAGGTGAAGACCGAGCAAAACAACTTCTTGGTCAAATCGTAGATGTTGGGACAACTATTACTCTTGAATCATTGGAGCTTGTTGATACAAGAACTCTTGCAAACTTCCTAATTAATGAACATCCTCAGACAATTGCTCTTATTGTTGCACATTTATCCAGTGAAAGAAAAGTTGATGTTCTTAGAAGACTACCAGAAGGATTGCAGGCCGAAGTTGTTCTTAGGGTTGCCAATCTTGATTATGTTTCCCCTGAACTTATTGCTCAACTTGATGATGTTCTTAAAACAGAACTTTCAACTCTTGGATCAATCGATACAAATCAACTTGGTGGTGTTGAGCCAATTGCGGATATGTTAAATCAGATGGATAAAAACTCTGAGAAAAACATCATGTCTAGGGTAGAAGAAAAAGATCCAGAACTTGCTGAAGAAATCAGAAAACTTATGTTTGTGTTTGAAGATCTTATTTACGTTGATGATAAAGGTATACAAAACTTACTTAAAGAGGTTGACCAACAAAAACTTGTTATTGCAATGAAAACAGCTCCAGAAGAAATCAAAATTAAGATGTTCAGTAATATGTCTAACAGAGCAGCTGAACTTCTAAAAGAAGACCTTGAAGCACTAGGGCCTACAAAACTATCTGATGTTGAAAAGGCGCAGGCCGAAATTGTACAAAAATGTAAAGATCTCGAGTCTCAAGGTAAAGCATTTATTTCTCGAGGTGGAGGAGATGGTGACGCTCTTGTTTAA
- the fliF gene encoding flagellar M-ring protein FliF, which yields MQDFLEKVFRNFLEFYNGLETIKKIAVIILSAIIVAIMASIIIWTTNTRFKVLYENLNDDDVAVVVKLLSDAGVEYRVSDDHATVLIPEDMIEVMRLELAKKDVSFSGTVGYEVLDNQSFGTSSYVQKINRQRALEGELVKTIKYIKGVKRARVHLSIPESSPFVADKKPPGASVVLEVDRGVTLTSMEIKGIQSLVSSSVDGMRPEHVVIVDSRGKQLSENIGDELTAYTANRLALESKLNKQYENQVEEILSKVVGEGKVIAKVAVNLDFTQSVSTETAYDQETAAIVSEVSNSQKIKGSRPSPQGIPGARSNLPGEQPQPGIPETRNDVDKELKTKNYNIPSKVTKSSRPTATVKSLNVAVMVDGKHVPTLDENGNAMIGEDGKAVNKYEPWSDADLTNFSAIVASAVGIDTKRGDKIVIKNMEFAQEDLAAIDALMRERENRELIRNVVKYLAIGLTISLFFFFVVRPFVQWITDNTVESVEDFLPKTLEELEKVQANQKLPGLEDALPQIEEKLNPEKIEGNMLREKIISLVDGNPAKAAQVLHEMIHSTESDKQIA from the coding sequence TTGCAAGATTTTTTAGAAAAAGTATTTCGAAATTTTTTAGAGTTCTACAATGGACTTGAAACCATTAAAAAAATAGCGGTGATCATTTTGTCTGCCATTATTGTTGCAATAATGGCATCCATTATTATTTGGACGACTAACACACGCTTCAAAGTACTCTATGAAAACTTGAACGATGATGATGTTGCTGTTGTCGTGAAATTATTAAGTGATGCAGGAGTTGAATATAGAGTGAGTGATGATCATGCAACAGTATTAATTCCTGAAGATATGATTGAAGTCATGAGATTAGAATTAGCTAAAAAAGATGTCTCTTTCAGCGGTACAGTTGGATATGAGGTATTAGATAATCAGTCATTTGGTACTTCAAGTTATGTTCAAAAAATAAATCGACAAAGAGCACTTGAAGGCGAACTTGTTAAGACCATAAAGTATATAAAGGGCGTTAAAAGAGCTCGTGTTCACTTATCAATTCCCGAATCAAGTCCATTTGTTGCTGACAAAAAGCCACCAGGAGCTTCTGTCGTTTTAGAGGTTGATAGGGGGGTGACATTAACATCAATGGAAATTAAAGGTATCCAATCTTTAGTATCTTCATCTGTCGATGGAATGAGACCCGAACATGTCGTAATAGTTGATAGTAGAGGAAAGCAGCTTTCTGAAAATATTGGCGATGAATTAACTGCTTACACAGCAAATAGGTTAGCTTTAGAATCTAAATTAAATAAACAATATGAAAATCAAGTAGAGGAGATATTATCAAAGGTCGTAGGAGAGGGAAAAGTTATAGCTAAAGTAGCAGTAAATCTTGATTTTACGCAAAGTGTGTCTACAGAGACCGCTTATGATCAAGAAACTGCGGCCATTGTATCCGAAGTATCAAATTCTCAAAAGATAAAAGGTTCTAGGCCTTCTCCACAAGGGATACCCGGTGCGAGATCTAATTTACCAGGAGAGCAACCTCAACCAGGTATTCCTGAAACTAGAAATGATGTAGATAAAGAACTAAAGACAAAAAACTATAACATACCTTCAAAAGTTACAAAAAGCTCACGTCCAACTGCAACTGTAAAGTCATTAAACGTGGCGGTAATGGTTGATGGGAAACATGTACCTACACTGGATGAAAATGGCAATGCAATGATAGGTGAAGATGGAAAAGCTGTTAACAAATATGAACCATGGTCAGATGCAGATCTGACAAACTTTTCAGCAATTGTGGCCTCTGCTGTAGGGATAGATACTAAGAGAGGAGATAAAATTGTTATAAAAAATATGGAGTTTGCTCAAGAAGACTTGGCCGCAATAGATGCGTTAATGAGAGAAAGAGAAAATAGAGAACTTATCAGAAACGTCGTGAAGTATTTGGCAATTGGTCTGACGATAAGTTTGTTTTTCTTTTTTGTTGTTAGACCCTTTGTTCAATGGATTACAGATAATACGGTTGAGTCTGTTGAGGACTTTTTACCTAAAACTTTAGAAGAGTTAGAAAAAGTTCAGGCCAATCAAAAACTTCCTGGTCTTGAAGACGCTCTACCTCAGATTGAGGAAAAGCTTAATCCAGAGAAAATCGAAGGAAATATGCTTCGAGAAAAAATTATTTCACTTGTTGATGGAAATCCTGCAAAAGCAGCACAAGTTTTACATGAAATGATTCATTCAACTGAATCAGATAAGCAAATAGCTTAA
- the fliE gene encoding flagellar hook-basal body complex protein FliE encodes MAVETIGQFNNMLNKFDSKSWIKSAELGQPMSSSNIKTLNELRPGEDRKTFGEMLAGAIGDVNDLQLKANEAIQKLATGKSKDIAETMLAVEQAEIAFKTMNQIRQKVVDAYKEIMRMQV; translated from the coding sequence ATGGCAGTCGAAACTATAGGCCAATTTAATAATATGCTTAACAAGTTTGATTCAAAATCATGGATTAAAAGTGCTGAGCTTGGGCAACCTATGTCTTCTTCTAACATAAAAACATTAAATGAATTACGTCCTGGCGAAGATCGAAAAACATTTGGTGAAATGTTGGCCGGAGCAATTGGAGATGTTAATGACCTCCAATTAAAAGCTAATGAAGCGATTCAAAAACTTGCAACAGGTAAATCAAAGGATATCGCAGAGACGATGTTAGCTGTTGAACAAGCTGAGATTGCTTTCAAAACGATGAATCAAATAAGACAAAAAGTAGTTGATGCATATAAAGAAATCATGCGTATGCAAGTGTGA
- the flgC gene encoding flagellar basal body rod protein FlgC, whose product MDLLTTLKISASGLSAQKKRMAAISSNIANAQVSETVEGGPYRRKEVVFGSEPAREKFSDILEGEIDSLAQKVHATDVISTNRPPILKYEPSHKNADENGMVAYPNINVMEEMANMISASRAYEANINVMNTTKSMALKAMEIGR is encoded by the coding sequence ATGGATTTATTAACGACTTTAAAGATTAGTGCCTCTGGCCTGTCTGCACAAAAGAAGAGAATGGCCGCAATTTCTTCAAATATTGCTAATGCACAAGTCTCAGAAACAGTTGAAGGTGGGCCTTACAGGAGAAAAGAAGTTGTTTTTGGATCAGAACCGGCCAGAGAAAAATTCTCAGATATTTTGGAAGGTGAGATAGATAGTCTAGCGCAAAAGGTTCACGCTACAGATGTGATTTCAACAAATCGTCCACCAATTTTAAAATATGAACCAAGTCATAAGAATGCAGATGAAAATGGAATGGTTGCCTATCCTAATATAAATGTGATGGAAGAGATGGCCAATATGATTTCAGCTTCACGAGCATATGAAGCTAATATAAATGTTATGAACACAACTAAAAGTATGGCGCTAAAAGCGATGGAAATAGGAAGATAG
- the flgB gene encoding flagellar basal body rod protein FlgB, with amino-acid sequence MKGDSVTLKTLAMAIKYRQMRQEILSANIANAETPGYKTKRLDFEDALADAIDVEDLKRMNVTSDKHYNVGSGGFDTLSPEIYEESNGIVSEDDNNVDREKEMALMAENKIMYDATIQLLNKKIALKKYAISTER; translated from the coding sequence ATGAAAGGTGATAGTGTCACACTAAAAACTCTGGCCATGGCGATTAAGTATAGGCAAATGAGGCAAGAAATCCTGTCGGCCAATATTGCTAATGCTGAAACGCCTGGCTACAAAACTAAGCGCCTCGACTTCGAGGATGCACTTGCTGATGCTATCGATGTAGAAGATTTGAAACGTATGAATGTGACCTCCGATAAACATTATAACGTTGGGAGTGGAGGGTTTGATACTCTCTCTCCTGAAATTTACGAAGAAAGTAATGGTATTGTTTCTGAAGATGACAATAATGTCGATCGTGAAAAAGAAATGGCCCTGATGGCCGAAAACAAAATTATGTATGATGCAACAATACAATTATTGAACAAAAAAATTGCTCTCAAAAAATACGCGATAAGCACAGAGAGGTAG